A section of the Humulus lupulus chromosome 2, drHumLupu1.1, whole genome shotgun sequence genome encodes:
- the LOC133818758 gene encoding uncharacterized protein LOC133818758 isoform X2: MNKDLEKLRTGAWVPWMILPVMLSIHHSNQEGAHLNVILKIGMVKNRKAKLIYEIYTGALLSISPLFPKNINLFWPNQVQFSQY, encoded by the exons ATGAACAAAGATCTTGAGAAATTAAGAACCGGAGCATGG GTTCCTTGGATGATACTTCCTGTGATGCTTTCAATACACCATTCTAATCAAGAAGGGGCACACTTGAATGTGATTTTGAAG ATTGGCATGGTGAAGAACCGAAAAGCGAAACTCATATACGAAATATATACAG GTGCTTTGCTGTCTATATCACCACTCTTTCCAAAAAATATTAACCTGTTTTGGCCAAATCAGGTACAGTTTAGTCAAtattga
- the LOC133818758 gene encoding uncharacterized protein LOC133818758 isoform X1 has translation MNKDLEKLRTGAWVPWMILPVMLSIHHSNQEGAHLNVILKVRLKVILFHYLEKVNNHTVCLEALQIGMVKNRKAKLIYEIYTGALLSISPLFPKNINLFWPNQVQFSQY, from the exons ATGAACAAAGATCTTGAGAAATTAAGAACCGGAGCATGG GTTCCTTGGATGATACTTCCTGTGATGCTTTCAATACACCATTCTAATCAAGAAGGGGCACACTTGAATGTGATTTTGAAGGTGAGACTGAAGGTTATTTTGTTTCATTACTTGGAAAAAGTAAACAATCACACAGTATGCTTAGAGGCTCTCCAG ATTGGCATGGTGAAGAACCGAAAAGCGAAACTCATATACGAAATATATACAG GTGCTTTGCTGTCTATATCACCACTCTTTCCAAAAAATATTAACCTGTTTTGGCCAAATCAGGTACAGTTTAGTCAAtattga